In Frankiaceae bacterium, the DNA window CCGCCCCCGCGCACGCCGCGTGCTACTCGTACCGGCCGGGCAGCCCCGTCGTCTACCGGCGAATCGGCGACAACGCCGTGCTCGTCGTCTACGGCCCCGGCACCCTCACCGTCACGCCGACGGACTGCCCGTGAACGCCGCCCGGTTGCTCGCCGTCGCGGCGCTCGCGCTCGCCGCGTACGCCGCCGGTCCCGCGCACGCCGAGTGCGTGACGTACACCCCGGGACCGGTGATCGACGGGCCGGACGTGCCGCCGATCCAGTACGTGGTGCGCGGCCCCGGCACCGTCAGCGTCACGCCCACCGACTGCCCTCCCGTCGCCCGGTAATCAACGGCGCTTCCGCCCGTGTGCCGTCCGGTCGCCCACCTCCGGGCGCCACGACAAGGAGGAATCCCAGTGCGCAAGATCTCGACGGTCGTCGCCGCCGCCGCTCTCATGGGCGGGGCGTTCGTGCTGACCGCGACCCCGGCCTCGGCCGAGTGCCTGACCTACACGGGCACGACCAACCCGATCGTCACCGTCCAGGGCCCCTACGGGCCCAACACGGTCTACGCCCCCGGCGACGTCGACGTCGACCCGGCGGACTGCTACAAGACGGTCGTCGACCTCGTCGGCGCGTAAGCATCACCCGAGAGGGGCGGACCCGGTCCGCCCCTCTCGGCATGTCATCCCCAGCAACGGCGCCCCCGGGGCGCCGCCGACCAGAAGGACAACCCTCGTGCGCATGCTCTCCCTCCGGCTCGCCGCCGGTGCCGTCGCCGCCGCCGCGCTCGCCGTCTCGGCGCCCGCCGCCTCGGCCGGCTGCGTCTCGGCCCCCGGCTCGACCGAGCCGCTCATCGAGATCTACAAGCCGGTCCACACGACGGTCAACGACCCCGGCACCATCACGATCTCGCCGACCGACTGCCTCACCGACGCCAAGGAAGCCCTCGAGGTCATCGGGCGCTAGCGAGAGCCACGCCGGGCGCCGTCTCACCGGCGGCGTCCGGCCTGGCCGTGCACGATGCGCTCCGCGATCTCGCGCAGCTTGACGTTCTCGCGCTGCGACGCGGCGCGCAGCAGCGCGAACGCCTCCTCCGGCGTGCACCCCTGCTCGGCCATGAGCACGCCCTTCGCCTGCTCGATGACCGCGCGCGAGGCCATCGCGTCCTGGAGCTGCTCGGCGAGCGTACGGCTGGCGCGGTAGACCTCGGCGTTCGTGATCGCGACGCTGGCCTGTCCCGCGAAGAGCCTGCCGACGTCGGTCGCCCCGTCGAAGCCGTCGTGGTCGGTGGAGTAGAGGTTCAGGGCGCCGATCGACCGGCCGCTGACGGACAGTGGCAGCGACAGCGACGAACGGATGCCCTGGCGCGTCGCGGCGTCCGCGAAGACCGGCCACCGCGCGTCGGCGGACATCTCGGGGATGACGTAGACCTCGCCGTAGCGGCTCGCGTCGAGGCAAGGGCCTTCGAGGGTCTCGTACTGCGCGTTGTCGAGCTGCTGGGCCAGGTCGTCGGTGCTGACGACGGTGTACGGCTGCCCCTCGGCCCAGAGCGTCACGCTGCCGGCCGAGCAGCGGGGGATGGTCGCGCAGGCGAGGTCGGCGAGACGCTGCAGCGTCTCCTCGTACGACTCCTCCGTCTGGAGGAGGCCCACCAGCTCCGCCCGCCGAGCGGCCAGCTCGTCGGGGGTCTCGGCGGCGACGGGATCAGGGGCGTCGTCGGGACGCGCGGTACTCACGTTTCACCTTCGAGGACGGTCCGGGCTCTCGCCGCCTGCGGACTCGAGCGGCGTTTCCTGCGGGTTCATGCCGTG includes these proteins:
- a CDS encoding GAF and ANTAR domain-containing protein, which encodes MSTARPDDAPDPVAAETPDELAARRAELVGLLQTEESYEETLQRLADLACATIPRCSAGSVTLWAEGQPYTVVSTDDLAQQLDNAQYETLEGPCLDASRYGEVYVIPEMSADARWPVFADAATRQGIRSSLSLPLSVSGRSIGALNLYSTDHDGFDGATDVGRLFAGQASVAITNAEVYRASRTLAEQLQDAMASRAVIEQAKGVLMAEQGCTPEEAFALLRAASQRENVKLREIAERIVHGQAGRRR